Proteins encoded in a region of the Oscillospiraceae bacterium MB24-C1 genome:
- the whiA gene encoding DNA-binding protein WhiA, translating into MSYAARVKEEIYLSRPSKSPQYRAFCYGLLLMGKKFDSQGVSISTEHLTVSKLYGFAIKDAIGVHAAFSEQKAPRGALLYTVELNRPQDATRLLRSFDHSEDLFNRELMSEENFAKFFCGAFMACGTVSEPSKSYHLELLPPDDSLADMLFEQLAIVGYPPKSTVRRGQTVLYFKESEQIEDLLTMIGATRCSLELMETKIYKDLRNRANRAANCDAANAGKLFKAAEKQLSDIQLLRTHNLLETLPPQTMAVARLREENTEASLSELSKLSGLSRSGINHRFNQIAQAAQQLRNQEEVV; encoded by the coding sequence TTGTCTTATGCAGCGCGTGTCAAAGAAGAAATATATCTTTCTCGACCGTCAAAAAGCCCACAATACAGGGCTTTTTGCTACGGTCTGCTTTTAATGGGCAAAAAGTTTGATAGTCAGGGTGTTTCCATTTCTACCGAGCATCTGACCGTATCAAAGCTCTATGGTTTTGCAATCAAGGACGCTATCGGCGTACATGCGGCCTTTTCAGAGCAGAAAGCGCCACGCGGTGCTTTGCTTTATACCGTGGAATTAAACCGCCCGCAAGATGCTACGCGGTTACTGCGCAGTTTTGATCACAGTGAAGATCTTTTTAATCGGGAACTGATGTCGGAAGAAAATTTCGCAAAATTTTTCTGCGGAGCCTTTATGGCCTGTGGCACTGTCAGCGAACCTTCCAAAAGTTATCATTTAGAGCTTCTGCCGCCTGACGACTCGCTGGCGGACATGCTGTTTGAGCAGCTGGCAATTGTCGGCTATCCGCCAAAATCAACGGTACGCCGTGGGCAGACGGTGCTTTATTTTAAAGAGAGTGAGCAGATTGAGGATCTTCTAACCATGATCGGTGCCACCCGCTGTTCGCTGGAATTGATGGAAACAAAAATATATAAAGACCTGCGCAACCGCGCCAACCGAGCGGCCAACTGCGATGCCGCGAACGCTGGAAAGCTGTTTAAGGCGGCAGAGAAGCAGCTGTCCGATATTCAGCTTTTGCGCACGCATAACCTGCTGGAAACGCTGCCCCCACAGACAATGGCGGTAGCCCGGTTGCGGGAAGAGAATACCGAGGCGTCGCTTTCTGAACTTTCAAAGCTGTCAGGGCTATCTCGCTCAGGAATTAACCACCGCTTTAATCAGATTGCACAGGCTGCCCAACAGCTGCGAAACCAAGAGGAGGTGGTTTGA
- the rapZ gene encoding RNase adapter RapZ, producing the protein MDFLIITGLSGAGKSQAVHALEDIGYFCIDNIPAELLEQFITLCQTSARHDKYAVVVDIRSCCYFDGFSETKKMFTDKGYNVRTLYLDAADEVLIRRFKETRRKHPLMDDSVKVLQEAIMLERKAMSPLRECADYLVDTSTLSTAQLKERIVSLFFSKSSNAMAITVMSFGFKYGIPADADIVLDVRCLPNPHYIQELRPLTGCDKRVSDYVFSFEESNGLMARYNDMIDYSLPLYVREGKSSLVIAFGCTGGRHRSVSFAERVGERLKESHDLLLVLHRDYER; encoded by the coding sequence ATGGATTTTTTAATTATTACCGGCCTTTCGGGTGCTGGAAAGTCGCAGGCTGTACATGCTCTGGAGGATATCGGTTATTTTTGTATTGACAATATCCCGGCTGAGCTTTTAGAGCAGTTTATTACATTGTGCCAAACATCTGCCCGGCATGACAAATATGCCGTTGTGGTGGATATCCGCAGCTGTTGCTATTTTGATGGTTTTAGCGAAACAAAGAAAATGTTTACCGATAAGGGTTATAATGTACGCACTCTCTATCTGGATGCTGCCGACGAGGTTTTGATTCGGCGTTTTAAAGAGACGCGCCGCAAGCACCCGCTGATGGACGATTCGGTCAAGGTTTTACAGGAAGCCATCATGCTTGAGCGTAAAGCCATGAGCCCATTGCGTGAGTGCGCCGATTATCTGGTTGATACTTCAACGCTTTCTACCGCACAGTTAAAAGAGCGCATTGTGTCGCTGTTTTTTTCCAAAAGTAGTAACGCCATGGCTATTACCGTCATGTCATTCGGCTTTAAATATGGCATTCCGGCGGATGCTGACATTGTACTGGACGTGCGATGCCTGCCCAACCCGCATTATATACAGGAACTGCGTCCGCTCACCGGCTGTGATAAGCGGGTGAGCGACTATGTTTTTAGTTTTGAAGAATCCAACGGGCTGATGGCCCGTTATAATGATATGATCGATTATTCATTGCCGCTCTATGTGCGAGAGGGCAAAAGCAGTCTTGTGATTGCGTTCGGTTGCACCGGCGGCCGTCACCGCTCAGTTTCGTTCGCCGAGCGGGTCGGAGAACGCCTAAAAGAAAGCCACGATTTACTTTTGGTTTTGCACCGCGATTACGAACGTTGA
- the murB gene encoding UDP-N-acetylmuramate dehydrogenase, translating to MSQTENLKVKLGQAGCLFLCEEPMRRHTSFHIGGPAEIFITPASEAQAMQALSLCHAASIPVYVIGNGSNLLVADEGLRGAVIAFSQPMSSITRKGNTLSAQAGVTLLQLCRFAQRQGLGGLEFAYGIPGSVGGAVYMNAGAYGGEMKDVVVSARVLDKMDCFLTIPAEQAGFAYRSSRFQKEGQIVCSADFELNPDTPEAIDTRMKDIMARRVTKQPLEFPSAGSAFKRPSGAYAAALIEECGLKGFSVGGAQVSTKHSGFVINTGGATCRDVLALLEAVKNEVCRRTGVLLEPEIKYLA from the coding sequence ATGTCGCAAACAGAAAACCTGAAAGTAAAGCTTGGGCAAGCGGGATGTTTATTTTTGTGCGAAGAGCCGATGCGCCGGCACACTTCTTTTCATATAGGGGGTCCGGCCGAGATTTTTATTACGCCCGCGAGCGAGGCGCAGGCGATGCAAGCGCTTTCTCTTTGCCATGCGGCATCCATTCCGGTGTATGTCATAGGCAACGGTTCAAACCTGCTGGTGGCAGATGAGGGTCTGCGTGGGGCGGTGATCGCCTTTTCGCAGCCGATGAGCAGCATTACCCGCAAAGGTAATACACTTTCGGCCCAGGCAGGCGTGACGCTCTTGCAGCTTTGCCGTTTTGCGCAGCGGCAAGGCCTTGGCGGTTTGGAGTTTGCCTATGGAATTCCGGGTAGCGTCGGCGGCGCGGTATACATGAATGCGGGTGCCTACGGCGGCGAAATGAAGGATGTAGTGGTCTCAGCCCGTGTACTTGATAAGATGGACTGCTTTCTCACCATACCGGCTGAACAGGCGGGATTTGCTTACCGCAGCAGCCGTTTTCAAAAGGAAGGGCAGATTGTTTGTTCAGCCGACTTTGAATTGAACCCCGACACGCCCGAGGCGATTGACACACGCATGAAAGACATCATGGCACGGCGTGTTACCAAGCAACCGCTGGAATTCCCAAGCGCAGGCAGCGCGTTTAAGCGCCCTTCAGGCGCTTATGCTGCTGCGCTGATAGAAGAATGCGGCTTAAAGGGCTTCTCGGTTGGTGGTGCGCAGGTCAGCACCAAGCATTCAGGATTTGTCATCAACACCGGCGGTGCCACCTGCCGCGATGTGCTGGCACTTTTGGAGGCTGTCAAAAACGAAGTCTGTCGACGTACTGGCGTACTGCTAGAGCCCGAGATTAAATACCTTGCATAA
- the hprK gene encoding HPr(Ser) kinase/phosphatase has protein sequence MSTKFHIALSKLIDEFKLETIYLPIPADQINISSSEVNRPGLQMAGYFEVFDSHRVQILGKTEMSYLHTLEKSVAAARLERLFSMKPPVVIITRSLEVCPPLIDAAKHAQIPLLRTDENTCSFMSSLISQLNIDLAPRITRHGVLMELFGDGVLILGESGVGKSEVAVELIVRGHRLVADDAVEIRKVSSKALVGTSPDNIRHFMELRGIGVINAQRMFGMRAVKIAEKILLIVQLEPWNEETPYDRLGFENQVMDILGIKIPCVTIPVKPGRNLSVIIEAATMNLRLKKLGYSAPHDLMRSLGMPEDELPPVEKIAINSYWQ, from the coding sequence ATGTCGACAAAATTTCACATAGCGCTCTCTAAGCTAATTGATGAATTTAAGCTGGAGACAATTTATCTCCCCATACCTGCCGACCAAATTAATATTTCCAGTTCCGAGGTCAATCGTCCCGGCCTCCAGATGGCGGGCTATTTTGAGGTGTTTGACAGCCACAGGGTTCAGATTCTGGGCAAAACCGAGATGAGTTATCTGCACACCCTTGAAAAATCGGTGGCGGCAGCGCGTCTTGAACGCCTTTTTTCCATGAAACCACCCGTGGTTATCATTACCCGCAGTCTGGAAGTGTGCCCGCCGCTGATTGATGCGGCCAAGCATGCGCAGATTCCGTTGTTGCGCACCGACGAGAACACTTGTTCGTTTATGTCCTCGCTGATATCTCAGTTGAATATCGACCTTGCTCCGCGCATCACCCGTCATGGCGTGCTCATGGAACTATTTGGCGATGGTGTGCTTATTTTGGGTGAAAGTGGCGTTGGTAAAAGTGAGGTGGCTGTTGAGCTGATAGTGCGTGGGCACCGTCTGGTGGCGGATGACGCCGTCGAAATCCGAAAGGTGTCCAGCAAGGCACTGGTCGGAACCTCTCCAGATAATATCCGGCATTTTATGGAGCTGCGTGGCATAGGTGTTATAAATGCGCAGCGAATGTTCGGCATGCGCGCCGTTAAGATCGCCGAGAAAATACTGCTCATAGTACAGCTTGAGCCATGGAATGAAGAAACGCCCTACGATCGTTTGGGCTTTGAAAATCAAGTTATGGATATTTTGGGAATCAAGATACCCTGCGTGACTATTCCAGTTAAGCCGGGCCGGAATTTGTCGGTCATTATTGAAGCGGCCACCATGAATCTTCGGCTTAAAAAGCTGGGCTACAGTGCGCCGCACGACTTGATGCGCAGCCTTGGCATGCCGGAGGATGAACTGCCTCCGGTGGAAAAGATCGCGATAAACAGCTATTGGCAATAA
- a CDS encoding glycosyltransferase has product MRIAIFVETYLPYLNGVVTHVKILREGLVHNGHEVLIVTADKNVREHVIQDGVLRCPALEVKKIYGYGISSPLSITLKKKIREFNPDIIHIQQEFGIGLAGIRAARALNVPLVYTLHTMYDDYLYYIAPRPLTDMVRRISHNYIRFISRRADIVTGPSKKCVDYLANAGVHRKVYVIPNSVELENYTEDATTPEQRAAIRQKYSIPENAFVACFCGRIGKEKGVDNLIRLWKEQIDPESNSYLMIIGNGPAREELEQLTISLGINERVIFTGAVAHEDIPPYYACCNAYATASLSEMYSISMLEAQASGLPVVQRLDPDNIDQIKVGVNGFLFESAEEFGQIMKRLHDLTPQEHKALSDSVRESVRERSSDSIAKYLLELYQKAINKHA; this is encoded by the coding sequence GTGAGAATTGCTATTTTTGTGGAGACCTATCTCCCCTATCTCAACGGCGTCGTTACGCACGTTAAAATTTTACGTGAGGGCTTGGTGCATAACGGGCACGAGGTTTTGATTGTCACCGCCGATAAAAACGTGCGCGAACATGTCATTCAGGACGGTGTCCTGCGCTGCCCCGCACTGGAAGTCAAAAAGATTTACGGCTATGGGATTTCAAGCCCGTTGAGCATCACACTTAAAAAGAAGATTCGGGAGTTCAATCCTGATATCATCCATATTCAGCAGGAATTCGGCATCGGTTTGGCGGGCATACGCGCCGCGCGAGCGCTCAATGTACCGCTGGTTTATACGCTGCACACCATGTACGATGATTATCTTTACTATATCGCCCCGCGGCCCCTCACCGACATGGTGCGGCGCATTTCCCACAATTACATACGCTTTATCTCACGCCGTGCCGACATCGTAACCGGCCCCTCGAAAAAGTGCGTTGATTATCTGGCAAACGCTGGCGTTCACCGAAAGGTTTACGTCATCCCCAACTCGGTCGAGCTTGAAAACTATACCGAAGACGCCACTACGCCGGAACAGCGCGCTGCCATACGCCAAAAGTATTCGATACCCGAAAACGCCTTTGTCGCCTGCTTCTGCGGGCGCATCGGTAAAGAAAAAGGCGTCGATAATCTCATTCGACTCTGGAAGGAACAAATCGACCCCGAGAGTAATTCTTACCTAATGATTATTGGCAACGGCCCCGCGCGCGAAGAATTGGAGCAGCTGACAATCAGTCTTGGCATCAATGAGCGCGTTATTTTTACCGGCGCGGTGGCGCACGAGGATATTCCGCCTTATTATGCCTGCTGCAACGCCTATGCAACCGCCTCGCTTTCCGAGATGTACTCCATCTCCATGCTGGAAGCACAGGCTTCCGGCCTACCTGTGGTACAAAGGCTCGACCCTGACAATATTGACCAGATCAAGGTGGGTGTAAACGGTTTTCTATTTGAAAGTGCCGAGGAGTTTGGTCAGATCATGAAAAGACTGCACGACCTGACCCCTCAGGAGCACAAGGCGCTGAGCGACTCGGTACGCGAATCAGTCAGAGAGCGCAGCAGCGATAGCATCGCAAAATATCTGCTGGAGCTTTATCAAAAGGCCATCAACAAGCATGCTTGA
- the prfB gene encoding peptide chain release factor 2, which yields MLQLEEMRLALSARKPELLDLAEAINYKRLGDQVAELEMKAAEPGFWDDLTNSQQVLSRTKQLKNRIEEYDALTIQYEDAMTLIEIAQEENDESVLQEIEALSENFLTKLDEMKLSTLLTGDYDDKNAIMTFHAGAGGTEAQDWAQMLYRMYTRWAERHGFAYKIVDYLDGDEAGLKSASIIIEGLNAYGYLKSEGGVHRLVRISPFDSSGRRHTSFASLEVMPEIDDTIEVDIRPEDLRTDVYRASGAGGQHVNKTSSAVRITHIPTGVVVACQNERSQHQNRDMAMKMLRSKLVEIKEREHLEHIEDIKGVQKEIAWGSQIRSYVFMPYTLAKDHRTGFESGNINAVMDGDIDGFINAYLKAASLGALEQQSE from the coding sequence ATGCTTCAGCTCGAAGAAATGCGATTGGCACTTTCCGCCCGAAAGCCTGAGCTTTTAGATTTGGCGGAGGCGATAAACTACAAAAGACTGGGTGATCAGGTAGCTGAGCTGGAAATGAAGGCGGCTGAACCGGGCTTTTGGGACGATTTAACCAATTCTCAACAGGTACTTTCACGTACAAAGCAGCTTAAAAACCGCATAGAGGAATATGATGCGCTGACCATCCAATACGAGGACGCTATGACGCTCATTGAGATTGCGCAGGAGGAAAACGATGAAAGCGTCCTGCAGGAAATTGAAGCGCTCAGCGAAAATTTTCTTACCAAGCTTGATGAAATGAAACTCTCTACGCTGCTAACTGGCGACTATGATGACAAAAATGCGATTATGACCTTTCACGCGGGCGCAGGTGGTACAGAGGCACAGGATTGGGCGCAGATGCTTTATCGCATGTATACCCGATGGGCCGAGCGCCACGGCTTTGCTTATAAGATTGTCGATTATCTCGACGGGGATGAGGCAGGGTTAAAAAGCGCCAGTATCATCATAGAAGGCCTTAATGCCTACGGCTATTTAAAGTCGGAGGGTGGGGTGCACCGCCTGGTGCGCATCTCTCCGTTTGATTCCTCCGGCCGGCGGCACACTTCGTTTGCCTCGCTGGAAGTTATGCCTGAAATTGACGACACCATCGAAGTGGATATCCGCCCCGAAGATCTTCGCACCGACGTCTATCGTGCGAGTGGTGCAGGTGGACAGCACGTCAATAAGACCTCGTCGGCGGTCAGAATCACGCATATTCCCACCGGGGTGGTGGTCGCCTGCCAGAATGAGCGTAGCCAGCACCAAAACCGAGATATGGCGATGAAGATGTTGCGTTCCAAACTGGTAGAAATCAAGGAGCGCGAGCATTTAGAGCACATTGAAGACATCAAAGGTGTGCAGAAAGAAATTGCATGGGGCAGCCAGATACGCTCCTATGTGTTCATGCCCTATACACTGGCTAAGGATCACCGCACAGGATTTGAGTCGGGCAATATCAATGCCGTTATGGATGGTGATATCGACGGCTTTATCAATGCCTATCTCAAGGCGGCTAGTTTAGGTGCGCTTGAACAACAATCTGAATAA
- a CDS encoding RING finger protein produces MSRYTGLLCESCKKAFTDDDDIVVCPDCGAPHHRNCYESQGHCELQDKHSDKFVWQAHRPDAENEQNQAPSKICPNCNAANPSQGRYCQMCGSPLENAGNASSYTANAHGQYNNSTQDYRAQPDSGFNYNSNTTFEHWDINGISSQEISAYTGSGSYYFLRQFKLILRTQFNMSWNWSALIFNYFYFFYRKMYKVGFALLGFYIVSSIPTLLCYFEPTDATISMMGVTIAYNSHLATKLAPLMMILDTMRLFLRIWCTVFANKLYLKNTLQNIRNFKNESGISEGTPEYYSGLYYHGRPNRLAAILIGFGLFTVYSVLMNFFTWSMV; encoded by the coding sequence TTGAGCCGATACACCGGTCTTTTATGCGAAAGCTGCAAAAAAGCTTTTACCGACGACGATGATATTGTCGTCTGCCCCGATTGCGGCGCCCCACACCACAGAAACTGCTATGAGTCACAAGGCCATTGTGAGCTGCAGGATAAGCACAGCGATAAGTTTGTGTGGCAGGCACATAGGCCTGACGCCGAAAACGAACAGAACCAAGCCCCTTCGAAGATTTGCCCAAACTGCAATGCGGCAAACCCATCGCAAGGGCGATATTGTCAGATGTGCGGCTCGCCGCTTGAAAATGCTGGTAACGCCTCGTCATATACTGCAAACGCTCATGGCCAATATAACAACAGCACGCAAGATTATCGCGCACAGCCTGATTCCGGTTTTAACTATAACAGCAACACCACTTTTGAACACTGGGATATCAACGGTATCAGTTCGCAAGAAATCTCGGCCTATACCGGCAGCGGGTCTTATTATTTTTTACGGCAATTTAAATTGATTCTGCGCACGCAGTTTAACATGAGCTGGAACTGGAGCGCTCTGATCTTTAACTATTTTTATTTCTTTTATCGAAAAATGTACAAGGTCGGTTTTGCGTTACTGGGGTTTTATATAGTCTCGAGTATTCCGACATTGCTTTGCTACTTCGAGCCGACGGATGCGACAATCTCGATGATGGGTGTCACAATTGCATACAATTCTCATCTGGCCACCAAGCTAGCGCCCCTAATGATGATTTTAGATACTATGCGTCTGTTTTTAAGAATTTGGTGTACCGTTTTTGCAAATAAACTTTATCTAAAAAATACGTTGCAAAATATCAGAAATTTTAAAAATGAATCCGGCATTTCGGAGGGAACCCCTGAATATTACAGCGGTCTTTATTATCACGGCAGACCCAATCGCCTTGCAGCCATTTTGATTGGCTTTGGTTTGTTCACCGTTTACAGCGTTTTAATGAATTTTTTTACCTGGAGCATGGTTTGA
- the galU gene encoding UTP--glucose-1-phosphate uridylyltransferase GalU — protein MKITKAVIPAAGLGTRVLPASKAIPKEMLPIVDKPAIQYIVEEAVAAGITDILIITGRGKGAIEDHFDRAPELEDRLLKGGKTALYDECIKSSNLANIQYVRQKETKGLGHAVLCAKSFVGNDPFVVMYGDDVILGEKPATAELCAVYEETGRCVLGVKDVPLSEMHKYGSIKFSYDDAQNMIVSDMNEKPKPGEALSSYAILGRVVLTPEIFPVLEQTEPGAGGEIQLTDAMKVLAHRDRMAAKAYSGTRYDMGNKLGIIEATLAAGLSRDDLKDDLKALLTSIVAKF, from the coding sequence ATGAAAATTACAAAGGCTGTTATTCCCGCCGCGGGTCTGGGAACCCGCGTACTGCCCGCTTCAAAGGCCATTCCAAAAGAAATGCTGCCCATTGTGGACAAGCCCGCCATCCAGTATATTGTAGAAGAGGCTGTCGCCGCCGGCATCACTGATATTCTGATTATTACCGGGCGTGGTAAGGGTGCCATTGAAGATCATTTTGACCGTGCACCCGAACTGGAAGATCGGTTGCTCAAGGGTGGTAAAACCGCACTTTATGATGAGTGTATTAAATCCTCAAACCTTGCTAATATTCAATATGTTCGTCAGAAAGAGACAAAGGGTCTAGGGCATGCCGTCCTGTGCGCTAAAAGCTTCGTTGGTAATGACCCGTTTGTCGTGATGTACGGTGACGACGTCATTCTGGGCGAAAAACCTGCCACCGCTGAGCTTTGCGCCGTTTACGAGGAAACCGGACGCTGTGTGCTGGGCGTGAAAGATGTCCCCTTATCGGAAATGCATAAATATGGTTCAATTAAATTTTCCTATGACGATGCACAAAATATGATCGTTTCTGATATGAACGAAAAACCCAAGCCCGGCGAAGCGCTTTCGTCCTACGCCATTTTGGGCCGTGTGGTTCTTACACCTGAGATTTTCCCGGTGTTAGAGCAGACTGAGCCCGGCGCAGGCGGTGAAATTCAGCTAACCGATGCCATGAAAGTACTGGCGCATCGAGACAGAATGGCCGCGAAGGCGTATTCTGGCACGCGTTATGACATGGGTAACAAGCTCGGTATTATCGAGGCTACCCTTGCTGCCGGTCTTTCACGCGACGACCTAAAAGATGACCTAAAAGCGCTGTTGACCAGCATTGTCGCCAAATTTTAA
- the rpsF gene encoding 30S ribosomal protein S6 translates to MAKITANYETVAIFNVQSGEEGIAALVEKFKSLISANGTITNVEEWGKRRLAYPVNDETEGYYLFVEFNCAPDFPAELDRVYKITDGVLRSLIVVKSED, encoded by the coding sequence ATGGCAAAGATTACCGCGAACTATGAGACTGTTGCAATCTTCAACGTTCAGTCCGGCGAGGAGGGTATCGCTGCACTGGTTGAGAAATTCAAGTCTCTGATCAGTGCAAACGGAACCATCACCAACGTCGAAGAATGGGGCAAGCGCAGACTTGCATACCCCGTTAACGATGAAACAGAAGGTTACTACCTGTTTGTAGAGTTCAACTGCGCGCCCGATTTCCCCGCTGAGCTCGATCGTGTCTACAAAATTACCGACGGCGTGTTGCGTTCCCTGATTGTCGTCAAGAGCGAGGACTAA
- a CDS encoding single-stranded DNA-binding protein, whose translation MYNKAILIGRLVADPEMRTTPNGVNVASLRIAVDRAYTSKGAEKKADFINIVCWRQQAEFVSRYFSKGKAIGIEGSIQTRDYTDKEGNKRYAFEVVADRVFFVESKNASGGTPAAAPAVNEGVSYASGSAGDFQVVDNDDDLPF comes from the coding sequence ATGTATAACAAGGCAATTTTGATCGGTCGTCTCGTGGCAGATCCCGAGATGCGCACCACCCCGAACGGTGTCAACGTTGCGAGTCTCCGCATTGCGGTAGACCGCGCTTACACCTCCAAGGGTGCCGAAAAAAAAGCGGATTTCATCAATATTGTTTGCTGGCGTCAGCAGGCCGAATTTGTCAGCCGTTACTTTTCTAAGGGAAAAGCTATTGGCATTGAGGGCTCTATTCAGACCCGAGACTATACCGACAAAGAAGGAAACAAACGCTACGCCTTTGAAGTTGTTGCCGATCGCGTATTCTTTGTGGAATCAAAGAACGCTTCAGGTGGTACACCCGCCGCTGCTCCTGCTGTAAACGAGGGTGTTTCTTACGCCAGCGGCTCGGCCGGAGATTTCCAGGTGGTAGACAACGACGATGATCTCCCGTTTTAA
- the rpsR gene encoding 30S ribosomal protein S18, with amino-acid sequence MAFDRSDRDSRPRGRKGRKKVCAFCVDKIHDIDYKDVPRLRRYLSDRGKIVPRRVTGTCARHQRQLTIAIKRARHLAFLPYVSD; translated from the coding sequence ATGGCTTTCGATAGAAGCGACCGCGATTCTAGACCGCGCGGCAGAAAAGGCAGAAAGAAAGTTTGTGCTTTTTGCGTAGATAAAATCCATGATATTGATTACAAGGACGTCCCCCGTCTGAGAAGATATCTTTCTGATCGTGGAAAGATTGTTCCCCGCCGTGTAACCGGCACCTGCGCGCGTCATCAGCGCCAGCTGACCATCGCGATTAAGCGCGCAAGACATCTGGCTTTCCTGCCCTATGTCAGCGACTGA
- a CDS encoding folylpolyglutamate synthase/dihydrofolate synthase family protein: protein MTYEQALAAIHQTPWEKSIPGLKRIGELMQLLGNPQDTLNFVHIAGSNGKGSVAAMTASVLQQAGYVTGLCTSPYITRFNERIRINGASIPDDDLVVVTEKVLACAKKMQERPTEFELVSAITFTYFAERHCDIVVLEVGLGGRMDATNIIKSPLVAAITAIGLEHTAILGDTVEKIAAEKAGIIKPGTTAVISDQPENIIGVIADICRERQVPLFVAEKSCVHRLSQGSDGQQLLYRGDEIYHLPLLGAHQLQNVSTVLSIIQVLRQKGFAVSQQAVGEGLKNTRWPGRFELLQRSPDFFVDGGHNPQCAGAVEATLRELFPNQKICFLLGVLTDKNYRGIIEPALSIAKHIVTITPPSPRAMAAQELSKLLQRDYGVTAEPCTTIAEGVAKILAQSKPLDVICAYGSLYSVGEIRACFGFNG, encoded by the coding sequence ATGACCTATGAACAAGCACTGGCGGCTATACACCAAACGCCTTGGGAAAAAAGTATTCCAGGTTTAAAACGGATAGGCGAGCTAATGCAGCTTTTAGGCAACCCACAAGATACGCTTAATTTTGTACACATTGCGGGCAGTAACGGCAAGGGTTCTGTTGCTGCCATGACTGCTTCCGTTTTACAGCAGGCGGGTTATGTAACAGGTTTGTGTACGTCACCCTACATTACCCGGTTTAACGAGCGTATCAGAATTAACGGGGCTTCGATTCCGGACGATGACCTGGTTGTCGTGACTGAAAAAGTTCTGGCGTGTGCAAAGAAAATGCAGGAGCGTCCCACAGAATTTGAGCTGGTGAGCGCAATTACGTTCACCTATTTCGCTGAACGGCATTGTGATATTGTGGTGCTGGAGGTTGGCCTTGGCGGCAGAATGGACGCGACCAATATTATTAAGTCGCCACTGGTGGCAGCCATAACAGCCATCGGGTTGGAACACACCGCGATTTTGGGCGATACCGTCGAGAAAATTGCAGCGGAAAAAGCGGGCATCATCAAACCCGGGACGACGGCGGTCATCAGCGACCAGCCGGAGAATATTATCGGTGTGATTGCCGATATATGCCGCGAACGGCAAGTGCCGCTTTTTGTGGCGGAAAAAAGTTGTGTCCATCGGTTGTCCCAGGGGTCGGATGGTCAACAGCTACTATACCGCGGGGATGAAATCTATCATCTGCCGCTATTAGGGGCGCATCAGCTGCAAAATGTATCCACTGTACTATCCATTATTCAAGTTTTGCGGCAAAAAGGCTTTGCTGTATCCCAACAGGCGGTGGGCGAGGGACTCAAAAATACCCGCTGGCCGGGCCGATTTGAGCTGCTGCAAAGATCACCCGACTTTTTTGTGGATGGCGGGCATAATCCGCAGTGCGCCGGCGCAGTCGAAGCGACATTGCGTGAGCTATTTCCCAACCAAAAAATATGCTTTTTGCTCGGTGTGTTGACCGATAAGAATTATCGCGGCATTATTGAGCCGGCGCTGTCGATAGCGAAGCATATTGTCACTATTACGCCGCCCAGTCCGCGTGCCATGGCGGCACAGGAACTTTCGAAACTGTTACAGCGGGACTATGGCGTCACGGCAGAACCCTGCACAACGATCGCGGAGGGTGTTGCCAAAATTCTGGCGCAGTCCAAGCCTTTGGACGTGATTTGCGCCTATGGCTCGCTTTATTCGGTGGGAGAGATCAGAGCCTGTTTTGGTTTTAATGGTTAA